A single genomic interval of Pyruvatibacter sp. HU-CL02332 harbors:
- a CDS encoding class I SAM-dependent methyltransferase — protein sequence MTNLPTTPACRSCGTALTHTLVDLGETPLANSYVRPDEVARQDAAYPLHARVCANCFLVQVDDVVPPEAIFRDYAYFSSFSESWVAHAKSYAETVLNRLELDATSLVAEVASNDGYLLQHFVAQDIPVLGIDPALDAAEAARKRGVRTKTEFFGRETAKSIRKTDGSADLIAANNVLAHVPDINDFVAGFVELLSDDGVATFEFPHLLNLLQRVQFDTIYHEHFSYLSLYAVEACFTRAGLRVFDVEELPTHGGSLRVWACRTDAAHEEAPGVSRMRDKEQAFGIATLSTYEGFTSRVEAIRKSLLKFLTDAKAKGKTVVAYGAAAKGNTLLNYCGVTAKDIQFAVDANPAKQNTLLPGSRIPVKAPEEISTAKPDYLLILPWNLADEISNQTSHIRDWGGQHVVAIPELTFLP from the coding sequence ATGACCAACTTGCCCACCACACCTGCCTGCCGGTCATGCGGTACAGCGCTGACGCATACGCTGGTCGACCTCGGAGAAACGCCATTGGCAAACTCCTACGTCCGTCCAGACGAGGTCGCACGCCAAGATGCAGCTTACCCCCTGCACGCCCGCGTCTGCGCCAACTGCTTTTTGGTTCAGGTGGATGACGTGGTGCCCCCGGAAGCGATCTTCCGAGATTATGCCTATTTTTCCAGCTTTTCAGAGAGCTGGGTGGCACACGCCAAATCATACGCGGAAACGGTCCTAAACCGCCTTGAGCTTGACGCAACCAGCCTTGTTGCCGAAGTCGCCTCCAATGATGGCTATCTGCTGCAACACTTTGTAGCTCAGGACATACCGGTGCTTGGTATTGACCCTGCCCTTGATGCAGCTGAGGCAGCGCGCAAACGCGGCGTGAGAACAAAGACAGAGTTTTTTGGCCGTGAAACCGCAAAGTCCATACGTAAAACTGATGGGTCCGCCGACCTCATCGCCGCAAACAATGTCCTGGCACATGTGCCTGATATCAACGATTTTGTGGCCGGCTTCGTCGAACTCCTGTCAGACGACGGCGTGGCGACTTTTGAATTTCCCCACCTACTGAACCTGCTTCAAAGGGTCCAGTTCGATACAATCTATCATGAACACTTTTCCTACCTGTCACTCTATGCAGTAGAAGCCTGCTTCACGCGAGCCGGCCTGAGAGTATTTGATGTAGAAGAACTACCCACCCACGGAGGAAGCCTCAGGGTCTGGGCGTGCCGAACGGACGCAGCGCACGAAGAAGCTCCCGGTGTCTCCAGGATGCGTGACAAAGAGCAGGCATTCGGGATTGCCACCTTGTCCACATATGAGGGATTCACTTCGAGAGTTGAAGCGATCCGCAAGTCTCTCCTCAAGTTCCTGACCGACGCAAAGGCAAAGGGCAAGACTGTTGTCGCCTATGGCGCAGCCGCCAAGGGCAATACCTTGCTGAACTATTGCGGTGTTACTGCGAAGGACATCCAGTTTGCCGTCGATGCCAACCCCGCCAAACAGAATACATTGCTGCCCGGCAGCAGAATTCCCGTAAAAGCACCTGAAGAAATCAGCACTGCCAAACCGGACTATCTTCTCATCTTGCCCTGGAACCTGGCGGATGAAATCAGCAACCAGACGTCTCATATCCGCGACTGGGGTGGGCAACACGTTGTCGCCATTCCAGAGCTAACGTTCCTGCCATGA
- a CDS encoding dTDP-4-dehydrorhamnose 3,5-epimerase family protein, whose product MKITPTKVDGVMHIGLMPIEDERGFFARSFCTSFLAEAGHPFEIIQANLSYNHKAGTLRGMHYQADPQPDPKIVRCEQGAIFDVVVDLRPKSPSYLKWTGSELTADNGNALLVPAGCAHGFISLVDESKVLYLMGAPYVAELARGVRWDDPAFDIQWPMAPATIHPRDASYPDYQPEKPLL is encoded by the coding sequence ATGAAGATCACTCCGACAAAGGTTGATGGCGTGATGCATATCGGCCTGATGCCGATAGAGGATGAACGTGGTTTCTTTGCCAGGAGTTTCTGCACCTCCTTTTTGGCTGAGGCAGGGCACCCCTTTGAAATCATCCAGGCCAATCTGTCGTATAATCACAAGGCAGGCACACTACGTGGGATGCATTATCAGGCAGACCCGCAGCCGGACCCGAAAATCGTGCGCTGTGAGCAAGGCGCAATCTTCGATGTCGTCGTGGATCTGCGCCCGAAATCACCCAGCTACCTGAAGTGGACGGGAAGCGAACTCACCGCGGACAATGGAAACGCACTACTCGTGCCTGCCGGCTGTGCCCATGGGTTCATCAGCCTCGTTGACGAAAGCAAGGTGCTGTATCTGATGGGCGCACCCTACGTCGCAGAACTTGCACGTGGCGTAAGATGGGATGACCCGGCCTTTGATATTCAATGGCCAATGGCTCCCGCAACGATACACCCACGCGACGCCTCATACCCAGATTACCAACCCGA